In the genome of Tripterygium wilfordii isolate XIE 37 chromosome 19, ASM1340144v1, whole genome shotgun sequence, one region contains:
- the LOC119985363 gene encoding meiotic recombination protein SPO11-1 isoform X2, with protein MEGNSSGAERSDLLQKIKEFTRSIVMDLSHGRSPSIVIDRFRNYCSNPDVNCFCNSDLPKGQEILVLQRECHARRIDFLLRVLLIVQKLLQENRHGSKRDIYYMHPSVFKEQSAVDRAVNDICILMQCSRHNLNVVSVGKGLVMGWLRFFEDGRKYNCINCPSTAHPVPVYVKEVTDIVSTAQYILVVEKESVFQRLANDRFCHMNRCIVVTGRGYPDIPTRRFLRVLTDTLRLPIYCLVDCDPYGFDILTTYRFGSMQLAYDAESLRIPEVRWLGPFPSDSEKYCIPQHCLLPLTIEDKRKIEAMLSRCYLHREVPQWRLELELMFHRGVKYEIEALSVHSLSFLSEVYIPSKIQELRYESEHPL; from the exons ATGGAGGGAAATAGTTCGGGCGCTGAACGCAGTGACTTGCTTCAGAAGATCAAAG AGTTTACTCGGTCGATCGTGATGGATCTGAGCCACGGACGATCACCGTCGATCGTCATCGATAGATTCAGAAACTACTGCAGCAATCCCGATGTGAACtg CTTCTGCAATTCTGATTTGCCAAAAGGACAGGAGATTCTGGTGTTGCAAAGAGAGTGCCATGCTCGTAGAATAG ATTTCTTGCTACGAGTTCTATTAATTGTCCAGAAACTACTACAAGAAAACAGACATGGTTCAAAGAGAGATATATATTACATGCATCCATCTGTATTTAAAG AACAATCTGCTGTTGATCGAGCTGTCAATGATATATGCATTCTTATGCAATGCAGTCGTCATAACCTTAATGTG GTGTCTGTTGGAAAAGG GTTGGTGATGGGCTGGTTAAGATTCTTCGAAGATGGAAGGAAATACAATTGCATAAATTGTCCTAGCACA GCCCATCCTGTCCCTGTCTATGTGAAGGAAGTCACGG ACATTGTAAGTACTGCCCAGTACATACTGGTTGTAGAGAAGGAATCAG TTTTCCAGCGTCTAGCAAATGACCGATTTTGTCACATGAACCGCTGCATTGTTGTCACA GGAAGAGGCTATCCGGACATTCCCACTAGAAG GTTTTTGCGAGTGCTCACTGATACGTTGCGTCTACCTATATATTGCTTGGTAGATTGTGATCCATATGGCTTTGACATCCTAACTACTTATCGGTTTGGATCTATG CAATTGGCCTATGATGCTGAATCTCTACGCATTCCAGAAGTACGCTGGCTTGGACCTTTCCCTTCTGATTCTGAGAAGTATTGTATCCCCCAACACTGTCTTCTTCCTTTGACCATAGAAG ATAAGAGGAAAATTGAAGCCATGTTATCCCGATGCTACTTGCACCGGGAGGTGCCACAATGGAG GTTGGAGCTGGAGTTGATGTTCCATAGAGGAGTCAAGTACGAGATTGAAGCATTGTCCGTGCACTCTCTTTCATTCTTGTCAGAAGTGTACATACCATCTAAGATTCAAG aGTTGCGTTATGAAAGTGAACATCCATTGTGA
- the LOC119985001 gene encoding two-pore potassium channel 1-like isoform X2, with amino-acid sequence MASNEANQPLLSTLVDLTPRKGNKVVPKRRRFRRCRSAPVADLLPQDNNGKGPIPRSEYIFGKFHPNFKLTALCSAVYLVIGTICFYFVRDEITGMKTDALLDAVYFTIVTMTTVGYGDLVPDSVLSKLLACGFVFSGMAIVGMLLSKAADNLVEKQEILLFKAMYKHEKVDQSEMLEDIEFSKVKYKTIFTSILMLVFIIVGTIFLVFVEGLSFVDAFYCVCSTVTTLGYGDQSFSTKGGRVFAVFWILGSTICVALFYLYVAELATENRQRALVNWVLTRKTTNTDLEAADIDDDGIVGAAEFIIYKLKEMGKISQADISVLLEEFEDLDVDQSGTLSVSDIILAQMPQTER; translated from the exons ATGGCCAGCAACGAAGCAAATCAGCCCTTGCTCTCCACATTAGTAGACTTGACACCTAGAAAAGGAAACAAAGTTGTGCCCAAAAGAAGACGATTTCGTCGTTGTAGAAGTGCACCTGTAGCAGATTTACTTCCCCAAGATAATAATGGGAAAGGCCCAATTCCACGCTCTGAATATATTTTCGGTAAATTCCACCCAAATTTTAAGCTGACAGCCCTTTGCTCTGCCGTGTACTTGGTTATTGGCACTATATGCTTTTACTTTGTGAGGGACGAAATCACTGGAATGAAAACAGATGCACTTCTTGATGCTGTTTATTTCACCATAGTGACCATGACCACCGTTGGTTATGGTGATCTAGTCCCAGACAGTGTCCTCTCAAAGTTACTAGCCTGTGGTTTTGTCTTCTCTGGTATGGCTATAGTTGGAATGCTTTTGAGCAAGGCCGCAGATAATTTGGTCGAGAAGCAGGAAATATTGCTATTTAAAGCCATGTACAAGCATGAAAAAGTAGATCAAAGTGAAATGCTGGAGGATATTGAGTTCAGTAAAGTGAAATACAAGACGATATTTACTTCGATACTTATGTTGGTCTTCATTATTGTTGGGACCATCTTCTTGGTTTTTGTTGAAGGTCTGAGCTTTGTCGATGCCTTCTATTGCGTATGTTCTACCGTCACAACCCTTGGTTATGGAGATCAGAGCTTCTCAACCAAAGGTGGCCGTGTATTTGCAGTGTTTTGGATATTGGGCAGTACTATCTGCGTAGCTCTGTTTTATCTTTACGTTGCCGAGCTTGCAACAGAAAACAGACAAAGAGCACTCGTTAATTGGGTTCTCACTCGAAAGACAACAAACACAGATCTTGAAGCAGCTGACATTGATGATGATGGCATTGTTGG GGCTGCCGAGTTCATTATATACAAGCTGAAAGAGATGGGGAAGATTAGTCAAGCAGATATTTCAGTTTTACTAGAGGAGTTTGAGGATCTTGATGTTGATCAATCAGGAACCTTGTCAGTCTCGGACATTATTCTCGCTCAAATGCCCCAAACGGAACGGTAA
- the LOC119985235 gene encoding uncharacterized protein LOC119985235 has protein sequence MDPSPVDNTPPAVEEDEWDTDGFVIPSLGIEDQEKGKTDAPEVETFKPPPKDKKEENIYLGPHGAPPSQAKQQELNTFSRKQRFKQKLKEADRRVGGTGRENKLENLRELVGEDKVGVGKVSANMSRDSPRNWLDPHCHESQFEKWHSQ, from the exons ATGGACCCCTCGCCAGTAGACAACACTCCCCCAGCCGTTGAAGAAGATGAATGGG ACACTGATGGATTCGTGATTCCGAGCCTGGGAATTGAAGATCAAGAAAAAGGTAAAACAGATGCTCCAGAAGTAGAAACCTTCAAACCTCCTCCTAAG GATAAGAAAGAAGAGAACATTTACCTGGGTCCACACGGAGCCCCTCCTTCTCAAGCAAAACAGCAAGAGTTGAACACCTTCAGCCGCAAGCAGCGGTTCAAGCAGAAACTGAAGGAAGCAGACAGGAGGGTCGGTGGAACGGGGCGGGAGAATAAGCTAGAGAACCTGAGAGAGCTAGTTGGTGAAGATAAAGTGGGTGTTGGGAAAGTGAGTGCAAATATGTCAAGGGATTCTCCTAGGAATTGGCTTGATCCACACTGCCATGAGTCACAGTTTGAGAAGTGGCACTCACAGTGA
- the LOC119985001 gene encoding two pore potassium channel a-like isoform X1: MDLCLGFACVLLLLHFCLFILMASNEANQPLLSTLVDLTPRKGNKVVPKRRRFRRCRSAPVADLLPQDNNGKGPIPRSEYIFGKFHPNFKLTALCSAVYLVIGTICFYFVRDEITGMKTDALLDAVYFTIVTMTTVGYGDLVPDSVLSKLLACGFVFSGMAIVGMLLSKAADNLVEKQEILLFKAMYKHEKVDQSEMLEDIEFSKVKYKTIFTSILMLVFIIVGTIFLVFVEGLSFVDAFYCVCSTVTTLGYGDQSFSTKGGRVFAVFWILGSTICVALFYLYVAELATENRQRALVNWVLTRKTTNTDLEAADIDDDGIVGAAEFIIYKLKEMGKISQADISVLLEEFEDLDVDQSGTLSVSDIILAQMPQTER, from the exons ATGGATTTGTGTTTGGGTTTCGCTT GTGTCCTACTATTGCTTCACTTTTGCTTATTTATCTTAATGGCCAGCAACGAAGCAAATCAGCCCTTGCTCTCCACATTAGTAGACTTGACACCTAGAAAAGGAAACAAAGTTGTGCCCAAAAGAAGACGATTTCGTCGTTGTAGAAGTGCACCTGTAGCAGATTTACTTCCCCAAGATAATAATGGGAAAGGCCCAATTCCACGCTCTGAATATATTTTCGGTAAATTCCACCCAAATTTTAAGCTGACAGCCCTTTGCTCTGCCGTGTACTTGGTTATTGGCACTATATGCTTTTACTTTGTGAGGGACGAAATCACTGGAATGAAAACAGATGCACTTCTTGATGCTGTTTATTTCACCATAGTGACCATGACCACCGTTGGTTATGGTGATCTAGTCCCAGACAGTGTCCTCTCAAAGTTACTAGCCTGTGGTTTTGTCTTCTCTGGTATGGCTATAGTTGGAATGCTTTTGAGCAAGGCCGCAGATAATTTGGTCGAGAAGCAGGAAATATTGCTATTTAAAGCCATGTACAAGCATGAAAAAGTAGATCAAAGTGAAATGCTGGAGGATATTGAGTTCAGTAAAGTGAAATACAAGACGATATTTACTTCGATACTTATGTTGGTCTTCATTATTGTTGGGACCATCTTCTTGGTTTTTGTTGAAGGTCTGAGCTTTGTCGATGCCTTCTATTGCGTATGTTCTACCGTCACAACCCTTGGTTATGGAGATCAGAGCTTCTCAACCAAAGGTGGCCGTGTATTTGCAGTGTTTTGGATATTGGGCAGTACTATCTGCGTAGCTCTGTTTTATCTTTACGTTGCCGAGCTTGCAACAGAAAACAGACAAAGAGCACTCGTTAATTGGGTTCTCACTCGAAAGACAACAAACACAGATCTTGAAGCAGCTGACATTGATGATGATGGCATTGTTGG GGCTGCCGAGTTCATTATATACAAGCTGAAAGAGATGGGGAAGATTAGTCAAGCAGATATTTCAGTTTTACTAGAGGAGTTTGAGGATCTTGATGTTGATCAATCAGGAACCTTGTCAGTCTCGGACATTATTCTCGCTCAAATGCCCCAAACGGAACGGTAA
- the LOC119986097 gene encoding leucine-rich repeat extensin-like protein 5, which translates to MMAVLQNLQGVYSVVLEGDQATVKIKGTVSPDFILRVLERSSKHGQVSNFRLDGQVGVRGNYYNGPNDYPPYEPPYPPYLRGPGPDYPYYPPGPEYQYYPQGLSLPPPPPLPYGLLPPPPPYPLPSPPRHNCVMALSSEGWGTFQ; encoded by the exons ATGATGGCAGTTCTTCAGAATCTCCAAG gagTATATTCAGTTGTGTTAGAGGGAGATCAAGCAACAGTGAAGATTAAAGGCACAGTAAGTCCAGATTTTATTTTGAGAGTTCTTGAAAGGAGTAGTAAACATGGACAGGTTTCAAATTTTAGGTTAGATGGCCAAGTTGGGGTTAGAGGAAATTATTATAATGGACCAAATGATTATCCCCCATATGAGCCCCCATACCCACCATACTTAAGAGGCCCAGGCCCAGACTATCCATACTACCCACCAGGCCCAGAATATCAATACTACCCACAAGGCCTGTCcctcccaccaccaccacccctgCCGTATGGTCTActgcctcctcctccacctTATCCTCTGCCGTCGCCACCACGGCATAATTG TGTCATGGCGTTGAGCAGTGAGGGTTGGGGaacatttcaataa
- the LOC119985363 gene encoding meiotic recombination protein SPO11-1 isoform X1, which translates to MEGNSSGAERSDLLQKIKEFTRSIVMDLSHGRSPSIVIDRFRNYCSNPDVNCFCNSDLPKGQEILVLQRECHARRIDFLLRVLLIVQKLLQENRHGSKRDIYYMHPSVFKEQSAVDRAVNDICILMQCSRHNLNVVSVGKGLVMGWLRFFEDGRKYNCINCPSTAHPVPVYVKEVTDIVSTAQYILVVEKESVFQRLANDRFCHMNRCIVVTGRGYPDIPTRSTSIRFLRVLTDTLRLPIYCLVDCDPYGFDILTTYRFGSMQLAYDAESLRIPEVRWLGPFPSDSEKYCIPQHCLLPLTIEDKRKIEAMLSRCYLHREVPQWRLELELMFHRGVKYEIEALSVHSLSFLSEVYIPSKIQELRYESEHPL; encoded by the exons ATGGAGGGAAATAGTTCGGGCGCTGAACGCAGTGACTTGCTTCAGAAGATCAAAG AGTTTACTCGGTCGATCGTGATGGATCTGAGCCACGGACGATCACCGTCGATCGTCATCGATAGATTCAGAAACTACTGCAGCAATCCCGATGTGAACtg CTTCTGCAATTCTGATTTGCCAAAAGGACAGGAGATTCTGGTGTTGCAAAGAGAGTGCCATGCTCGTAGAATAG ATTTCTTGCTACGAGTTCTATTAATTGTCCAGAAACTACTACAAGAAAACAGACATGGTTCAAAGAGAGATATATATTACATGCATCCATCTGTATTTAAAG AACAATCTGCTGTTGATCGAGCTGTCAATGATATATGCATTCTTATGCAATGCAGTCGTCATAACCTTAATGTG GTGTCTGTTGGAAAAGG GTTGGTGATGGGCTGGTTAAGATTCTTCGAAGATGGAAGGAAATACAATTGCATAAATTGTCCTAGCACA GCCCATCCTGTCCCTGTCTATGTGAAGGAAGTCACGG ACATTGTAAGTACTGCCCAGTACATACTGGTTGTAGAGAAGGAATCAG TTTTCCAGCGTCTAGCAAATGACCGATTTTGTCACATGAACCGCTGCATTGTTGTCACA GGAAGAGGCTATCCGGACATTCCCACTAGAAG CACATCCATCAGGTTTTTGCGAGTGCTCACTGATACGTTGCGTCTACCTATATATTGCTTGGTAGATTGTGATCCATATGGCTTTGACATCCTAACTACTTATCGGTTTGGATCTATG CAATTGGCCTATGATGCTGAATCTCTACGCATTCCAGAAGTACGCTGGCTTGGACCTTTCCCTTCTGATTCTGAGAAGTATTGTATCCCCCAACACTGTCTTCTTCCTTTGACCATAGAAG ATAAGAGGAAAATTGAAGCCATGTTATCCCGATGCTACTTGCACCGGGAGGTGCCACAATGGAG GTTGGAGCTGGAGTTGATGTTCCATAGAGGAGTCAAGTACGAGATTGAAGCATTGTCCGTGCACTCTCTTTCATTCTTGTCAGAAGTGTACATACCATCTAAGATTCAAG aGTTGCGTTATGAAAGTGAACATCCATTGTGA